In Colletotrichum higginsianum IMI 349063 chromosome 1, whole genome shotgun sequence, the DNA window TCCCGCAAGCGGCGAGTTGCCGCTCAGGCCGGAACCCAAGTCCGGCATAGGACTGGAACCTCCCAGGGCTCGATCGCAGTCCGGGCAAAATTCGGAGGACATTAAGAGCAAGGCCGAGTCTTCGTCCTTGGATGCTGCACATCGCTCGCATCCAGTTTCCTTCTTCTGGGTACCATCCAGGAAACCCTCTGAGGCAGATGGTCTCGAAAATGTTCCAGTGTTGCAGAGCATGCGCATCTTGAGAATGGCAGTAAACAGAACGTTGTACTTCTTGATGCTCTTGCCCTTGCTCACGATGTCGTCAATGTCCCGTTTGGTTCGATGTAAAACTTGGACGTAGAGCTGTCGTTCCGTTTCAGACAAGAACACCGTAACGACCTCTTCTCTGCAGTCTGGTAGCTGAAGCAGTTTCTCTGTTCTTCGGATGCAGACAGCTCGAAGCCAAGATCGAAGTGGTTTTGCGAAGTCTTTCCCTCCGTGGGAGAGGGGGTCTAGGACGCCTTTTCGAAACGAAGCCATAGTCGGAAATGGCTCGAGTTGCAGAAATGCCGCCAACGATGCAATGTCTTCCAGTCTATTTTGAATCGGCGTTCCGGTAAGACACCAACGATTGCGGGCAGAAAGCTTTGCGACTGCCTTGAACTGTTTCGATGACGCGTTTCGGATCCAATGCGCTGTGGAATGTGAGTCTTCTTTGATCCAGCCAAGAACAGAATATGTGCCTACCCTCATCGAGAACTATTCGAAACCATTTCAGTGCTTGTATTAGCTTCTTTCCCTTGTCTTCGGCAACAACTGTGGCGTAGGTCGTCAAGACAATGTTTGCCGACGTGAGAGAACCAAAGTTCTCGCTCCGTTTGGGCCCGTGGAAGACAACAACACTCAGAGCCCCTGGCAAAAAGTGACTGGGTATCATGAGCACCTCAAAATTTCTGTGGTTTAGAGCCTCATTCATACCTTTGGATCTCAGAAACCCAATTCTCAAGTAACTCTACGATGTCAGGTTAGGAACTTGGGATCTTAAAACATATGAGAGAAGCGACGTGAACTCACGTGCAGACGATACAACCACCAACGTAGCCCTCGTTCGACCATTGGGCTCTGCAGAAGACTTTGTTGCTTGTTCGAAGCTCTGAAAGACCTCAGCCTCTGATGATGAGTGGAGGATCGATGTAAGAATCGTGAGTGTCTTGCCCAGACCCATTACATCTGCGACAATACCGCCGCAATTCCTGGATTGAGAGTTTCTATTTTGTTAGTTTGAATCTATCGGAATTTCTCGGCGCGGTATCTTACGCTGATTCCGACGGAGCTTGCTCCCTTGCTGCCTCTCGTTCTAGGATGAATAGGACAccttggtgttggtgacTACGAGGTGTTAACAGGATGCGGACTAGGATGTTTCTGTGAGCTTACGGCTTCAGTTGTGAGATCAATTCCTCGGGTGGAGTATACTCCAAGCCCATGGTTATGGTTTCATCCGAGAGACTATCCATAATGCGTGAGATCTCATCTGAGATTCTAGCTCGTTGCGCTGATGGGGAGTCATTGGCGATGCCAACCAACGTCCGCATGTCTGTTTCGTCTTCCGATAACTCCAAGAACTGGGGATTTCTGTAATTTACTGACTGTGACAGGGCCTTAGGGTGTTGAAGGAATCCCGAAGCTGTTGATAGTTTGCGTCCCACCTCGTCTGCAACTGATAATGGGCCATAGACATTGATCGAGAGGCTGATAGGCGTAGGCTTGGCTCTTTTGCCCTTTTTGCGCTTGTTGAATGCTTCTGCTTCGATTATGGCGTCAAATCGAACGGAGTCAAGACCTTCAATCGACCGTAATCGGTTGCTGCATTGTGTGTCAAGCAAGGCAAACTCGTCAGGAGTTCCTCGCGGGCAAAGAACATGATAGTTGTCTTTTCTGTGTACGCCAAAGAAAACGAAACCCTCACAGCCAGTGTTCCCCGCAGTGAGACACTCTT includes these proteins:
- a CDS encoding DNA repair protein rad5, translating into MLRTFANAFNDEGDENQQPHDEVCFGALYDGVALPLNAEPPSQECLTAGNTGCEGFVFFGVHRKDNYHVLCPRGTPDEFALLDTQCSNRLRSIEGLDSVRFDAIIEAEAFNKRKKGKRAKPTPISLSINVYGPLSVADEVGRKLSTASGFLQHPKALSQSVNYRNPQFLELSEDETDMRTLVGIANDSPSAQRARISDEISRIMDSLSDETITMGLEYTPPEELISQLKPHQHQGVLFILEREAAREQAPSESANCGGIVADVMGLGKTLTILTSILHSSSEAEVFQSFEQATKSSAEPNGRTRATLVVVSSAQLLENWVSEIQSHFLPGALSVVVFHGPKRSENFGSLTSANIVLTTYATVVAEDKGKKLIQALKWFRIVLDEAHWIRNASSKQFKAVAKLSARNRWCLTGTPIQNRLEDIASLAAFLQLEPFPTMASFRKGVLDPLSHGGKDFAKPLRSWLRAVCIRRTEKLLQLPDCREEVVTVFLSETERQLYVQVLHRTKRDIDDIVSKGKSIKKYNVLFTAILKMRMLCNTGTFSRPSASEGFLDGTQKKETGCERCAASKDEDSALLLMSSEFCPDCDRALGGSSPMPDLGSGLSGNSPLAGLSPAPEDRLTNTSGHSEKLSAVIQKIVTSDSDSKHIVFSYWTSTLDLLSKLLHKSEVYHVQVDGRTSYVERSRRLEAFKEKTDIPVLLMSVETGALGLNLTAANCVHIVEPQWNPSVEEQAVARALRMGQKRNVTVFRYVAQGTVEQNIMHLQKKKKSVAKFMFNADTADELDGKIEDMRFVLDLDSGLKP